A single genomic interval of Sulfurovum sp. TSL6 harbors:
- the rpsD gene encoding 30S ribosomal protein S4 — protein sequence MARYRGPVERLERRLGVDLGLKGERRLAGKSALEKRPYAPGQHGQRRTKISEYGLQLQEKQKAKFMYGVSEKQFRALYKEANSKEGNTGAILIQLLEQRLDNVVYRMGFATTRASARQFVNHGHVMVDGKRVDIPSYRVKAGQKIEIREKSKTNPQILRSVELTNQTGMVDWVDMDKEKLFGLFTRIPEREEIAIPVEERLIVELYSK from the coding sequence ATGGCAAGATATAGAGGTCCAGTTGAAAGACTAGAAAGAAGACTTGGTGTTGATCTTGGGTTAAAAGGTGAGAGAAGACTCGCTGGTAAAAGTGCATTGGAGAAAAGACCATATGCACCAGGGCAACATGGGCAAAGAAGAACAAAGATCAGTGAATATGGTCTTCAACTTCAAGAGAAGCAAAAAGCTAAATTTATGTATGGTGTAAGTGAAAAACAATTTAGAGCACTTTATAAAGAAGCAAACTCAAAAGAGGGAAATACAGGTGCTATCCTTATCCAACTTCTTGAGCAAAGACTTGATAATGTTGTTTATAGAATGGGATTTGCTACGACTAGAGCGTCAGCAAGACAATTCGTAAACCACGGACACGTAATGGTAGATGGGAAAAGAGTAGATATCCCTTCATATAGAGTAAAAGCAGGTCAAAAAATCGAGATTAGAGAGAAAAGTAAAACAAATCCTCAGATCCTTAGATCAGTTGAATTGACTAACCAAACTGGTATGGTTGACTGGGTTGATATGGACAAAGAAAAACTTTTTGGTCTATTCACAAGAATCCCAGAGAGAGAAGAGATCGCAATCCCAGTTGAAGAGCGTCTAATCGTTGAGCTATACTCTAAATAA
- the rpsK gene encoding 30S ribosomal protein S11 yields the protein MAKKKAKKSIAKGVVYVAATFNNTVITVTDEMGNVISWSSAGALGFKGSKKSTPFAATEAVADAMAKAMENGIKEVGIKVQGPGSGRDTAVKAIGATEGIRVTFLKDITPLPHNGCRPPKKRRV from the coding sequence ATGGCTAAGAAAAAAGCAAAAAAAAGTATTGCTAAAGGTGTAGTATATGTTGCTGCAACTTTCAATAACACTGTAATTACAGTGACTGACGAAATGGGAAATGTTATCTCTTGGAGCAGTGCTGGTGCACTAGGTTTCAAAGGTAGTAAGAAATCAACTCCTTTTGCAGCGACTGAAGCTGTAGCTGATGCAATGGCAAAAGCAATGGAAAATGGTATTAAAGAAGTAGGGATCAAAGTACAAGGTCCTGGTTCTGGTAGAGACACTGCTGTTAAAGCAATTGGTGCAACAGAAGGTATTCGTGTAACATTCTTAAAAGATATTACACCACTTCCACACAATGGTTGTAGACCACCTAAGAAGAGAAGGGTATAA
- the rplR gene encoding 50S ribosomal protein L18 produces the protein MLKSIQKRKNKLRAQRKARVRGKVFGTDTNPRLSIFKSNKHFYAQAIDDTTGVTLASADGRKLGLKVNQEDVKKVAAEMAKNLASKNIETVAFDRNGYLYHGVVASFADALREAGIKF, from the coding sequence ATGTTAAAAAGTATTCAAAAAAGAAAAAATAAACTTCGCGCTCAAAGAAAAGCTAGAGTAAGAGGTAAAGTCTTCGGTACAGATACAAACCCAAGATTGTCTATATTTAAGTCAAACAAGCACTTTTATGCTCAGGCTATTGATGACACTACTGGGGTTACACTTGCTTCTGCTGATGGTAGAAAACTTGGTCTTAAAGTGAACCAGGAAGATGTAAAAAAAGTAGCTGCAGAGATGGCTAAAAACCTTGCTTCTAAAAACATTGAAACTGTTGCTTTCGACAGAAATGGTTACCTTTACCACGGTGTTGTTGCGTCATTTGCTGATGCACTTAGAGAAGCCGGAATCAAGTTTTAA
- the rpmJ gene encoding 50S ribosomal protein L36, translated as MKVRPSVKKMCDDCKVIKRKGIVRVICKNPKHKQRQG; from the coding sequence ATGAAGGTTAGACCATCAGTGAAAAAAATGTGTGATGACTGTAAAGTTATTAAACGCAAGGGTATCGTACGCGTGATTTGTAAAAATCCAAAACATAAACAAAGACAAGGATAA
- the secY gene encoding preprotein translocase subunit SecY, with product MGNALTQKILITLGFLFAYRVLAYIPTPGVDLNVIKEFFDSNTNNALGLMNMFSGNAVERLSIISLGIMPYITASIVMELLAATFPALGQMKKERDGMQKYMQIIRYFTIFITVVQAIGVSMGLQSMTGRAGQSAVMIDPMMFTVITTFSMLAGTMLLMWIGEQITQKGIGNGISLIIFAGIVSGLPSAIGNTVRAVNAGEMNFLVVLGILAIMLITILAIIYVELGERRVPISYSRKTIMQNQTKRVMNYIPVKVNLSGVIPPIFASAVLMFPLTMLQSSTTPFLVAIADSLAPGGITFNVVTFLLVMFFAFFYASIAFNAKDIADNLKRQGGFIPGVRPGEHTKEFLNEVASRLTGSGAVYLAIISTVPFMIISGMGASFYFGGVAVLIIVQVALDTMRKIEAQRTMNQYDTLGNVGL from the coding sequence ATGGGCAATGCTTTAACTCAAAAAATCCTTATCACATTAGGATTCCTTTTTGCGTACAGAGTTTTAGCCTATATCCCAACTCCAGGTGTTGATTTGAATGTTATCAAAGAGTTCTTTGATAGCAATACAAACAATGCCCTTGGGCTAATGAATATGTTCTCTGGTAATGCCGTTGAACGTTTAAGTATCATCTCTTTAGGTATCATGCCTTATATTACTGCTTCCATCGTTATGGAACTTCTCGCAGCAACTTTCCCCGCACTCGGTCAAATGAAAAAAGAACGTGACGGTATGCAAAAATATATGCAGATCATTCGTTATTTCACTATATTTATTACTGTAGTACAAGCTATTGGTGTATCTATGGGACTTCAAAGTATGACAGGTAGAGCAGGACAGAGTGCAGTGATGATCGATCCTATGATGTTTACAGTCATTACGACCTTCTCTATGTTGGCAGGTACGATGTTATTGATGTGGATAGGTGAACAGATCACACAAAAAGGTATCGGTAATGGTATTTCATTGATTATCTTTGCTGGTATTGTATCTGGCTTGCCTTCTGCGATCGGTAATACTGTTAGAGCAGTCAATGCAGGTGAGATGAACTTCTTGGTTGTACTTGGTATTTTGGCAATTATGCTGATTACTATCTTGGCTATTATCTATGTTGAACTTGGTGAGAGAAGGGTTCCTATCTCTTATTCAAGAAAGACAATCATGCAGAATCAGACAAAGAGAGTGATGAACTACATTCCTGTAAAAGTAAACCTTTCAGGTGTGATTCCTCCTATCTTTGCTTCAGCTGTATTGATGTTCCCATTGACAATGCTTCAGTCAAGCACTACACCATTTTTAGTAGCGATTGCTGACTCATTGGCACCAGGCGGGATCACATTCAATGTGGTTACTTTCCTGCTTGTTATGTTCTTTGCATTTTTCTATGCGTCAATCGCATTTAATGCTAAAGACATTGCAGACAATTTGAAAAGACAAGGTGGATTTATCCCTGGTGTGAGACCAGGTGAACACACGAAAGAATTTTTGAATGAAGTGGCAAGTAGACTGACGGGTTCAGGTGCAGTATACCTTGCGATCATTTCTACAGTACCATTTATGATTATCTCTGGAATGGGTGCATCTTTCTACTTTGGTGGGGTTGCAGTACTGATCATTGTTCAAGTAGCGCTTGATACGATGAGAAAGATCGAAGCACAAAGAACAATGAATCAATATGATACATTGGGTAATGTAGGTTTATAA
- the rplE gene encoding 50S ribosomal protein L5, with amino-acid sequence MSRMKQKYNDIVPALREECGTKNPMQTPKLEKIVISVGAGEEGKDNKLIQNMADTISLIAGQKAVIVSARKSVAGFKAREGAPTGIRVTLRGENMYNFFDKLVSIALPRVKDFRGTPRKGFDGRGNYNFGLQEQLMFPEVEFDKVIKTHGMNITIVTSTEDDKEGFMLLEKLGMPFAKGRN; translated from the coding sequence ATGAGTAGAATGAAGCAAAAGTACAATGACATCGTTCCTGCACTCAGAGAAGAGTGTGGTACTAAAAACCCGATGCAGACTCCTAAGCTTGAAAAGATAGTTATCTCTGTTGGTGCCGGTGAAGAGGGTAAAGATAACAAACTTATCCAAAACATGGCAGACACTATCTCACTTATCGCTGGTCAAAAAGCAGTGATCGTATCAGCTAGAAAATCTGTTGCAGGTTTTAAAGCTAGAGAAGGTGCTCCAACAGGTATTAGAGTAACACTTAGAGGTGAAAATATGTATAACTTCTTTGACAAACTCGTATCTATTGCTCTTCCAAGAGTAAAAGACTTTAGAGGTACACCAAGAAAAGGTTTTGACGGACGTGGTAACTATAACTTCGGTCTTCAAGAGCAATTGATGTTCCCAGAAGTTGAATTTGACAAAGTAATTAAAACACACGGTATGAATATTACAATAGTAACGAGTACTGAAGATGATAAAGAAGGGTTCATGCTTTTAGAAAAGCTTGGTATGCCTTTCGCTAAAGGGAGAAACTAA
- a CDS encoding type Z 30S ribosomal protein S14: MAKKSMIAKQKRKAKFSTQAYTRCNICGRPHSVYRDFGICRVCLRKMANEGLIPGMRKASW; the protein is encoded by the coding sequence ATGGCTAAGAAATCAATGATAGCTAAGCAAAAGAGAAAAGCAAAGTTCTCTACGCAAGCATATACAAGATGTAACATTTGTGGTAGACCTCACTCAGTATACAGAGACTTCGGTATTTGTCGTGTGTGTTTAAGAAAAATGGCCAATGAAGGTCTTATCCCTGGCATGCGCAAAGCAAGCTGGTAA
- the rplQ gene encoding 50S ribosomal protein L17, translating to MRHKHGYRKLNRTSAHRAALLKNLSIALTKEGRIETTLPKAKELRSYFEKLISKASSGDFNAHRAIFAMLQHKECTNKIVNEIAPKYADRNGGYTRIIKTRMRKGDSAPMAIIELV from the coding sequence ATGAGACATAAGCATGGTTACCGTAAATTAAATAGAACGTCTGCGCATAGAGCAGCACTTCTTAAAAACCTATCTATTGCTTTGACAAAAGAGGGTAGAATTGAGACGACATTGCCAAAAGCTAAAGAGCTTAGAAGTTATTTTGAAAAGCTTATTAGTAAAGCTTCTTCTGGTGATTTTAATGCACACAGAGCAATTTTTGCAATGTTACAACACAAAGAGTGTACAAATAAGATTGTAAACGAGATCGCACCAAAGTATGCAGACAGAAATGGTGGATATACAAGAATTATTAAAACACGTATGAGAAAAGGTGATTCAGCACCTATGGCAATTATCGAACTCGTATAA
- the rpsH gene encoding 30S ribosomal protein S8 — translation MMTDIIADSLTRIRNAAQRRLDVTTLLHSNAIEATVSIFVDKGYLESYKVKEDGNKKTIKVVLKYDENEKSVINEIKKISKPGRRVHQGRDDIRTFKNGYGTLVVSTSQGVLANDEAFKRGIGGEVICSIW, via the coding sequence ATGATGACAGACATAATTGCAGACTCTCTTACTCGTATAAGAAATGCTGCGCAAAGAAGACTAGACGTTACAACACTTCTTCACTCAAATGCGATTGAAGCAACCGTATCTATTTTTGTAGATAAAGGTTACCTTGAAAGCTACAAAGTAAAAGAAGATGGAAACAAAAAAACTATAAAAGTAGTTCTTAAATATGATGAGAATGAAAAAAGCGTGATCAATGAGATCAAAAAAATCTCTAAGCCTGGTAGACGTGTTCACCAAGGTAGAGATGATATTAGAACATTTAAAAACGGTTACGGTACTTTGGTTGTTTCGACAAGCCAGGGTGTTCTTGCTAATGATGAAGCGTTTAAACGTGGAATCGGTGGCGAAGTAATCTGTAGTATTTGGTAA
- a CDS encoding NifU family protein: MIPFSDEELEPAVMNVIEKVRPSIKLDGGDITLIAIKDGTVFVQLQGACVGCGSSGTTIKFGVERQMQTLIHPEISVKNVPAGFEDKLDQL, from the coding sequence TTGATACCATTTTCAGATGAAGAACTAGAACCTGCCGTAATGAACGTAATAGAAAAGGTAAGACCTTCTATTAAACTTGATGGAGGGGATATAACATTAATTGCCATTAAAGATGGAACAGTCTTTGTACAGCTTCAAGGTGCATGTGTAGGTTGCGGTAGTTCAGGTACAACGATCAAGTTCGGTGTAGAGAGACAGATGCAAACACTTATTCACCCTGAGATCAGTGTAAAAAACGTACCTGCGGGTTTTGAAGACAAATTGGATCAATTATAA
- the rplO gene encoding 50S ribosomal protein L15: protein MGLHNLQPAPGSTKNRKRVGRGQGSGTGKTAGRGQKGQKSRSGYKRKRGFEGGQMPLYKRLPKIGFTSSVEKPYVINVEKIKAIAELSEITLETIKSVHKLQKNVTKVKLIGASAKDLAAKIKDDAVTTSGK from the coding sequence ATGGGTTTACATAATTTACAACCTGCTCCAGGATCAACGAAAAACAGAAAAAGAGTTGGTCGTGGTCAAGGTTCAGGAACAGGTAAAACAGCTGGACGTGGTCAAAAAGGTCAAAAGTCTAGATCTGGTTACAAAAGAAAAAGAGGATTTGAAGGTGGTCAAATGCCACTCTACAAAAGATTGCCTAAAATCGGTTTCACTTCTTCAGTTGAGAAACCATATGTGATCAACGTAGAAAAGATCAAAGCAATCGCTGAACTTTCTGAGATTACGCTTGAGACGATCAAGTCAGTGCATAAATTACAAAAAAATGTAACGAAAGTGAAGTTGATTGGTGCATCTGCAAAAGATCTTGCAGCTAAAATCAAAGACGACGCTGTTACAACAAGCGGAAAATAA
- the infA gene encoding translation initiation factor IF-1, translated as MAKDDVIEIDGKVVEALPNATFRVELDNGHIVLCHIAGKMRMHYIKILPGDTVKVELTPYSLDKGRITFRYK; from the coding sequence ATGGCTAAAGATGATGTAATTGAAATTGACGGTAAAGTAGTTGAAGCATTACCAAATGCGACATTCAGAGTAGAATTGGATAATGGACACATTGTCCTTTGTCATATTGCTGGTAAGATGAGAATGCACTACATTAAAATTCTTCCAGGCGATACTGTAAAAGTAGAACTTACTCCATACAGTCTTGATAAAGGTCGTATCACATTTAGATACAAATAG
- the rplX gene encoding 50S ribosomal protein L24: protein MAKTFKIKKGDQVMVIAGDDKGTVGEVLQVLTKKDAVIVAGCKTAKKAVKPSEENKEGGFANKEMPIHISNVKKVEG from the coding sequence ATGGCTAAAACATTCAAAATCAAAAAGGGTGACCAGGTAATGGTTATCGCTGGTGATGATAAAGGTACAGTTGGAGAAGTTCTTCAGGTACTTACAAAAAAAGATGCAGTGATCGTTGCGGGTTGTAAAACAGCTAAAAAAGCTGTAAAACCAAGCGAAGAAAACAAAGAGGGTGGATTTGCAAACAAAGAAATGCCGATCCATATCTCAAATGTAAAAAAAGTAGAGGGATAA
- the map gene encoding type I methionyl aminopeptidase: MAIAIRKPDEIAKLKRAGEIVGKTLQYLQNIVKPGMTLKEIDALGEAYIREHGAIPSFKGLYGFTGSVCTSLNEVCIHGVPTDRVIEEGDVLGLDIGTKLDGYFGDAAITMAVGKISAEDEALIECAKGALYHAIDSIREGMRFKELSKILEDYIVSAGYIPLRDYCGHGIGTKAHDEPNIPNYLEGKTNQGPKIKNGMVFCLEPMVCQKSGTPVLLDDKWSVLSEDRLRSAHYEHQVAVVDGKAIILTEA; the protein is encoded by the coding sequence ATGGCTATTGCTATCAGAAAACCTGATGAGATCGCTAAGCTCAAAAGAGCTGGCGAAATCGTTGGAAAAACACTTCAATATCTTCAAAACATCGTTAAACCAGGTATGACACTGAAAGAAATTGATGCTTTAGGTGAAGCCTATATCCGTGAGCATGGTGCTATACCATCGTTTAAAGGGCTGTATGGTTTTACCGGTTCTGTATGTACTTCACTTAATGAAGTATGTATTCATGGTGTCCCTACAGATAGAGTTATAGAAGAAGGTGATGTACTCGGTTTAGATATCGGGACAAAACTGGATGGTTATTTTGGTGATGCTGCGATCACAATGGCAGTGGGTAAAATCTCTGCTGAAGATGAAGCACTTATCGAGTGTGCAAAAGGTGCTCTTTATCATGCGATAGATTCTATCAGAGAGGGTATGCGTTTTAAAGAATTGTCAAAGATTCTTGAAGATTATATCGTTTCGGCAGGATATATCCCATTGCGTGATTATTGTGGTCATGGTATCGGCACGAAAGCACATGATGAACCAAATATACCTAACTATCTTGAGGGAAAAACAAATCAGGGACCCAAAATTAAAAATGGAATGGTCTTTTGTTTGGAACCAATGGTATGTCAAAAAAGCGGTACACCTGTATTGCTTGATGACAAATGGTCAGTTCTTAGTGAAGATAGACTGAGATCAGCACACTATGAGCACCAGGTTGCTGTAGTAGACGGTAAAGCTATCATATTGACTGAAGCTTAA
- a CDS encoding DNA-directed RNA polymerase subunit alpha, translating to MRKIKVAPFMPTEVEVNEVSANRAEIVAYPFESGYAVTLAHPLRRLILGSSIGYAPISIKIEGAAHEFDNIRGMHEDVAVFIINLKNIRFKIKDESDRVELKYSFSGHKEVSAQDLNNDQIEVVNGDLPLATLNEDAELNFTVVISKGIGYVPSEDLRDDVESDSIALDAFFTPVRKANYKIEPVLVEDNPNFEKITFDIETDGQIGPVEAFTNALEVMNKQLSVFNTVLDLDISVAPVKRNSDDSELKPFMQTVDSLGLSARSFNSLDRAGLKFLGELVLMSENEIKNIKNLGKKSLDEISECLVEHGFGPDFELADVTRVNLVKKIEQLKA from the coding sequence ATGAGAAAAATTAAAGTTGCACCATTTATGCCAACAGAAGTAGAAGTAAACGAAGTGAGTGCGAACCGTGCTGAGATCGTTGCTTATCCTTTTGAGAGCGGCTATGCCGTTACACTCGCACACCCACTAAGAAGACTTATTTTAGGTTCTTCTATCGGGTATGCACCTATTTCGATCAAGATCGAAGGAGCTGCACATGAGTTTGATAATATCAGGGGTATGCATGAAGATGTTGCTGTATTTATTATCAATCTTAAGAACATTCGTTTTAAAATTAAAGACGAAAGTGACAGAGTGGAGTTAAAATACAGTTTCTCTGGGCACAAAGAAGTTTCAGCACAAGATCTGAACAATGATCAAATTGAAGTTGTGAATGGTGATTTGCCACTTGCAACACTGAATGAAGATGCAGAACTTAACTTTACAGTGGTTATCTCAAAAGGTATTGGTTATGTACCAAGTGAAGACCTTAGAGATGATGTTGAAAGTGACAGTATTGCACTTGATGCTTTCTTTACTCCGGTAAGAAAAGCGAACTATAAGATTGAGCCTGTACTTGTAGAGGACAATCCTAACTTTGAAAAGATTACATTCGACATCGAAACAGATGGTCAGATTGGTCCGGTTGAAGCATTTACAAATGCACTGGAAGTAATGAATAAGCAACTTTCTGTTTTTAATACGGTACTTGATTTAGATATCTCTGTAGCACCGGTAAAAAGAAACAGTGACGATAGCGAACTCAAACCTTTCATGCAAACGGTAGACAGTCTTGGCCTTAGTGCAAGATCATTCAATTCACTTGACAGAGCTGGATTAAAGTTCCTTGGTGAATTGGTGTTGATGAGTGAAAATGAGATTAAAAATATTAAAAATCTTGGTAAAAAATCTTTAGATGAAATCTCTGAGTGTCTCGTAGAGCACGGATTTGGTCCAGATTTTGAACTTGCAGACGTTACAAGAGTCAATCTTGTAAAGAAAATAGAACAACTTAAAGCATAG
- a CDS encoding UDP-N-acetylmuramoyl-L-alanyl-D-glutamate--2,6-diaminopimelate ligase — translation MKLDFQKDGYLFLTDDTNKLDKDTIFLKTAQNSGYYEKLASKPEALTVDELISFWELEKMKVVGVTGTNGKTTVTAAIYSFLLDLDEKPALQGTRGLFAQEKRIEEKSMTTPSILETLHNMKQSMDMGCNYFIMEVSSHAIDQKRIEGLTFALKVHTNVTSDHLDYHGTVEEYRRVKSLFFADESPKLLNKDDLKNITYNPIGAQSYGVDEPATFKVQAFSLLHGITAGIKHLQTEATFHSPMVGLFNLFNLMAAIGAVQMLTGRNIEEICEVVEYFAGVSGRMEVVSRDPLVIVDFAHTDDGMHAVLESMKDRDISVVFGAGGNRDKEKRPRMGAVVGRYANKIYVTSDNPRDEVPEMILEDILLGLHGKDHVTATPDRRLAIKMALDALEDNEVLLILGKGDEDYQEIKGVKHPFDDREVVRELLKERV, via the coding sequence GTGAAACTGGATTTCCAAAAAGATGGTTATCTTTTTCTTACTGATGATACAAACAAACTCGATAAAGACACGATCTTTTTAAAAACAGCACAGAACAGCGGCTATTATGAAAAATTAGCGTCGAAACCGGAAGCACTCACCGTTGATGAGCTGATCTCTTTTTGGGAACTTGAAAAGATGAAAGTGGTAGGGGTTACCGGAACGAACGGTAAAACGACCGTAACCGCAGCAATTTACTCTTTTTTACTTGATCTGGATGAGAAGCCGGCACTGCAAGGTACCCGTGGATTATTTGCGCAGGAAAAGCGTATAGAAGAGAAAAGTATGACTACGCCTTCCATACTGGAAACACTGCACAATATGAAACAGTCCATGGATATGGGTTGTAATTACTTCATCATGGAAGTCAGTTCCCATGCGATAGATCAAAAACGTATAGAGGGTTTAACCTTTGCCCTTAAGGTCCACACCAATGTTACCTCTGACCATTTGGATTACCATGGAACGGTTGAAGAGTACAGACGAGTGAAGAGTCTCTTTTTTGCAGATGAATCACCCAAGCTGCTCAATAAAGATGATCTTAAAAACATTACGTATAACCCCATAGGTGCGCAGAGTTATGGTGTGGATGAACCTGCTACATTCAAAGTGCAGGCGTTTTCTTTGTTACATGGTATTACCGCGGGTATCAAACATTTGCAGACAGAAGCTACATTCCACTCTCCTATGGTAGGACTTTTCAACCTCTTTAACCTTATGGCAGCGATAGGTGCTGTACAGATGCTGACAGGAAGAAACATAGAAGAGATATGTGAAGTGGTAGAGTACTTTGCCGGTGTCTCAGGGCGTATGGAAGTGGTAAGTCGAGACCCGCTGGTCATTGTAGATTTTGCACATACCGATGATGGCATGCATGCAGTGTTAGAGTCTATGAAAGACAGAGACATTTCAGTGGTCTTTGGTGCAGGCGGGAACAGAGATAAAGAGAAACGTCCTCGTATGGGTGCTGTGGTAGGTAGGTATGCAAACAAGATCTATGTGACCAGTGATAACCCTCGTGATGAAGTACCGGAAATGATACTCGAAGACATCTTATTGGGGTTGCATGGTAAAGATCATGTCACTGCAACGCCGGACAGAAGGCTTGCCATCAAGATGGCGCTGGATGCACTCGAAGATAATGAAGTATTGCTGATACTTGGCAAAGGGGATGAAGATTATCAGGAGATCAAAGGGGTAAAACATCCTTTTGACGACAGAGAAGTGGTACGAGAACTTCTCAAAGAGAGAGTTTAA
- the rpsE gene encoding 30S ribosomal protein S5, whose product MEEIEKEFEEVIVNIGRVTKVVKGGRRFRFTALVVIGDRNGTVGYGFGKAKEVPDAIKKAVDDAHKNLVKVNIKGTTIAHDIEHKFNASRIVLRPASEGTGVIAGGAARPVLELAGVKDVLSKSIGSNNPNNLVRATIQALTRIKA is encoded by the coding sequence ATGGAAGAAATAGAAAAAGAATTTGAAGAAGTAATCGTTAATATCGGTCGTGTTACTAAAGTTGTTAAGGGTGGTAGAAGATTTAGATTTACTGCACTTGTAGTGATTGGTGACAGAAACGGTACAGTTGGATACGGATTTGGTAAAGCCAAAGAAGTTCCTGATGCGATTAAAAAAGCGGTTGATGATGCTCACAAAAACCTTGTGAAAGTAAACATCAAAGGTACAACTATCGCTCATGATATTGAGCACAAATTCAACGCAAGTAGAATCGTGCTTAGACCAGCGAGTGAAGGTACAGGTGTTATCGCCGGTGGTGCTGCTAGACCAGTACTTGAGCTTGCAGGGGTAAAAGATGTCCTTTCAAAATCAATCGGCTCTAACAACCCAAATAACCTAGTAAGAGCGACAATCCAAGCACTTACTAGAATTAAAGCGTAA
- the rpsM gene encoding 30S ribosomal protein S13 translates to MARIAGVDLPQKKRMEYALTYIFGIGLTTSRKILDRTGVDYNKRVHELTDAEAATIRNDIQENVMVEGDLRKKVSLDIKALMDLGSYRGLRHRRGLPCRGQKTKTNARTRKGKRKTVGAA, encoded by the coding sequence ATGGCACGTATTGCAGGTGTTGATTTACCACAAAAGAAAAGAATGGAGTATGCACTTACTTACATTTTTGGTATTGGCTTGACAACATCAAGAAAAATTCTTGATAGAACAGGTGTTGACTATAACAAAAGAGTACATGAACTTACAGATGCTGAAGCAGCAACGATTCGTAATGATATTCAAGAAAATGTTATGGTTGAAGGTGATCTTAGAAAAAAAGTGAGTTTGGATATCAAAGCACTTATGGATCTAGGTTCGTATAGAGGTCTTAGACACAGAAGAGGTTTACCTTGTCGTGGACAAAAGACAAAGACAAATGCGCGTACTCGTAAAGGTAAGCGTAAAACTGTCGGCGCGGCATAA
- the rplF gene encoding 50S ribosomal protein L6: protein MSRIGKRPVTVASGIEVSLDGTTLVAKKGNLEKRLETHGRVGISIDGSEVTFERKGDEKQDAAFWGTYRALFNNIIIGLDQGYTKSLEINGVGYRAAVQGKVLNLQLGHSHDINFDIPEGLDVKVEKNIITISGTDKQAVGQAAAEIRDFRPPEPYKGKGVKYTDEVIIRKAGKAAGK from the coding sequence ATGTCAAGAATAGGAAAAAGACCAGTAACTGTGGCAAGTGGTATTGAAGTATCACTAGACGGTACGACTCTCGTGGCTAAAAAAGGCAATCTTGAAAAAAGACTTGAAACTCATGGTAGAGTTGGGATCAGTATCGATGGTTCAGAAGTGACTTTTGAAAGAAAAGGTGATGAAAAACAAGATGCAGCGTTCTGGGGAACATACAGAGCACTCTTCAACAACATTATCATTGGTTTAGATCAAGGATATACTAAATCTTTAGAGATCAATGGTGTTGGTTATAGAGCAGCTGTTCAAGGTAAAGTACTTAACCTTCAATTGGGTCACTCACATGATATTAATTTTGATATCCCAGAGGGACTTGACGTTAAAGTTGAGAAAAACATCATTACGATCAGCGGTACAGACAAACAAGCAGTAGGTCAAGCCGCTGCTGAGATTAGAGATTTCAGACCACCAGAGCCGTATAAAGGTAAAGGTGTGAAGTATACTGATGAAGTGATCATCAGAAAAGCTGGTAAAGCAGCTGGTAAGTAA